ATCATCGCGGGTGCGTCGAGCTCCTTGGCACCAGCCTTGCTCGACAGCTTGAGCTTGACGCCGTCGGCCTTCTGCTCGACCGACTCGACCTTGTGGCCCGTGAGGACCTCGACGCCGAGCTTCTTGTAGGCCTTCTCGAGCACCGCGGCGACCTCGGGGTCCTCCTTGGGCAGGAGGTGGTCGGCCATCTCGACGATGGTGACCTGAGCGCCGTAGTTCTGGAAGACGTAGGCGAACTCGCAGCCGATGGCCCCGCCGCCCAGGATGATCATCTTGGAGGGCACGTCACGGAAGTCGACGGCCTCGCGGGCCGTGAGCACGACCTTGCCGTCGGCCGTCAGGCCGGGCAGCAGGCGCGGACGGGCGCCGGTCGCGATGATCACGTTCTTGGCGTTGACCTCTTCGCCGGTGCTGACCGCGATGCGGCCAGGGGCGACGAGCTTGCCGCGGCCCTTGAAGACGTCGATCTTGTTCTTCTTCATCAGGAAGCCCAGACCCGAGGTCTGCTTCTTGACGACGGACTTGGAGCGATCGACGGCCTTGCTGAAGTCGGGCTTGATGCCCTCGACCGTGATGCCGAACTGGTCCGAGTGCTTGATGGTGTGCAGCACCGAGGCGTTCTTGAGCAGCGCCTTGGTGGGGATGCAGCCCCAGTTCAAGCAGGTGCCACCGAGCTCCTCGGCCTCGACGACCGCGACCTTGAGGCCCAGCTGGGCCGCGCGGATCGCGGCCACGTAGCCGCCGGGGCCCGTGCCGATAAGCGCGATATCGTAAGTGGTAGCCATTCGTTTATGTCCTCGTCGCTTAGATGAGCAGCAGCAT
This genomic window from bacterium contains:
- the lpdA gene encoding dihydrolipoyl dehydrogenase is translated as MATTYDIALIGTGPGGYVAAIRAAQLGLKVAVVEAEELGGTCLNWGCIPTKALLKNASVLHTIKHSDQFGITVEGIKPDFSKAVDRSKSVVKKQTSGLGFLMKKNKIDVFKGRGKLVAPGRIAVSTGEEVNAKNVIIATGARPRLLPGLTADGKVVLTAREAVDFRDVPSKMIILGGGAIGCEFAYVFQNYGAQVTIVEMADHLLPKEDPEVAAVLEKAYKKLGVEVLTGHKVESVEQKADGVKLKLSSKAGAKELDAPAMIVGIGMAPNVEGLGLEALGIKTERGAIVVDDYGRTNVPGVYAIGDVTGKVMLAHVASAMGIVCVEKIAGHEPQLVNWDRIPSCTYSEPQVASIGLTEAEAKKRGFEVKIGKFPFAPNGKAQALGDAEGFVKVVVDAKYGEVLGAHMVGPEVTELLAEVGLGMTLETTAQEIDLTIHAHPTLSEVVKEAALAAIGQPIHM